One window of the Natronomonas marina genome contains the following:
- a CDS encoding DUF3368 domain-containing protein codes for MPGNDGVVADTSPLLNLALIGRLDLFRSQFDSIIITETVREELLAGEDAREPLETFIDSDIVGVEQPTRDDLVREFRSRLDAGESTAIALAIERDASLVLIDERDGRQVARRHELPVTGIIGVLLRAADQGRIDIESELDSLRQVGFWIGEDLYDRAIDAVENDG; via the coding sequence ATGCCCGGGAATGACGGTGTCGTTGCCGACACCTCACCGCTTCTCAACCTCGCGTTGATCGGTCGGCTCGACCTCTTCCGTTCGCAGTTCGACTCGATCATCATCACCGAAACGGTTCGGGAGGAGCTACTGGCTGGTGAGGACGCACGAGAACCACTGGAGACGTTCATCGACAGTGACATCGTGGGCGTGGAACAACCGACGCGCGACGACCTCGTCCGGGAGTTCCGTTCCCGTCTCGATGCCGGCGAATCAACTGCGATCGCGCTCGCCATCGAACGCGACGCCTCCCTCGTGCTGATCGACGAACGCGATGGACGGCAGGTGGCTCGCCGTCACGAGCTACCGGTCACCGGGATCATCGGGGTTCTCCTTCGAGCCGCCGACCAAGGACGGATCGATATCGAGTCCGAACTGGACTCGCTCCGGCAGGTTGGTTTCTGGATAGGCGAGGACCTCTACGACCGCGCAATCGACGCGGTCGAGAACGACGGGTGA
- a CDS encoding UPF0175 family protein, protein MADIEITDEVYEALRLPEDERELVLRRELAVACYRQDILSFGKARELADMSSREFQRLLGRRGIERHYTDEELDDDIAYARE, encoded by the coding sequence ATGGCGGACATCGAGATAACCGACGAGGTTTACGAGGCTCTCCGTCTCCCCGAAGACGAAAGGGAACTGGTTCTCCGTCGGGAACTGGCCGTGGCCTGTTATCGGCAGGATATTCTCTCCTTCGGGAAGGCCCGAGAACTCGCGGATATGTCCTCGCGGGAGTTTCAGCGACTCCTCGGCCGGCGCGGGATAGAACGCCACTACACGGACGAGGAGTTGGACGACGACATCGCGTATGCCCGGGAATGA
- a CDS encoding tRNA (N(6)-L-threonylcarbamoyladenosine(37)-C(2))-methylthiotransferase: protein MATYHIETYGCTSNRGESRQIERKLRDAGHYRVDGPDEADVAILNTCTVVEKTERNMLRRAEELADETADLIVTGCMALAQGEQFADLDVRVLHWEDVPEAVTNGECPTTTPDAEPILDGVVGILPIARGCMSNCSYCITKFATGRVDSPPIEENVEKARALVHAGAKEIRITGQDTGVYGWDTGERKLPELLDRICDIEGEFRVRLGMANPGGVHGIHEELAEVFAENEKLYDFVHAPVQSGSDAVLEDMRRQHRVEKFREVVDAFDERLDHWTLSTDFIVGFPTEDEADHEQSMALLEEVRPERINITRFSKRPGTDAAEMKGLGGTVKKERSKAMTDLKMDVCREAHAAMVGDTREVLVVEEGTGDSVKCRDPAYRQVIVTDAESKDIEVGDFLEVEITANENVYCFGEPT, encoded by the coding sequence ATGGCCACGTACCACATCGAGACGTACGGCTGTACGTCCAACCGGGGTGAGAGCCGGCAGATCGAGCGAAAGCTCCGCGACGCCGGCCACTACCGGGTCGACGGCCCCGACGAGGCGGACGTGGCCATCCTCAACACCTGCACCGTCGTCGAGAAGACCGAGCGCAACATGCTGCGCCGCGCCGAGGAGTTGGCCGACGAGACGGCCGACCTCATCGTCACCGGCTGTATGGCGCTGGCGCAGGGCGAGCAGTTCGCCGACCTCGATGTCCGGGTACTCCACTGGGAGGACGTCCCCGAGGCCGTCACGAACGGGGAGTGTCCGACGACGACGCCGGACGCCGAACCGATTCTGGACGGCGTCGTCGGCATCCTCCCCATCGCCCGCGGCTGTATGAGCAACTGCTCGTACTGCATCACGAAGTTCGCCACCGGCCGGGTCGACTCCCCGCCAATCGAGGAGAACGTCGAGAAGGCGCGGGCGCTGGTCCACGCGGGCGCGAAGGAGATACGTATCACCGGCCAGGACACCGGTGTCTACGGCTGGGACACCGGCGAGCGGAAGCTCCCCGAACTGCTGGACCGCATCTGCGACATCGAGGGCGAGTTCCGGGTCCGGCTCGGGATGGCGAATCCCGGCGGCGTCCACGGCATCCACGAGGAGTTGGCCGAGGTGTTCGCCGAAAACGAGAAGCTGTACGACTTCGTCCACGCGCCGGTGCAGTCCGGCAGCGACGCCGTCCTTGAGGACATGCGCCGCCAGCACCGCGTCGAGAAGTTCCGCGAGGTCGTCGACGCCTTCGACGAGCGGCTGGACCACTGGACGCTGTCGACGGACTTCATCGTCGGCTTCCCGACCGAGGACGAGGCCGACCACGAGCAATCGATGGCGTTGCTCGAGGAGGTCCGTCCCGAGCGAATCAACATCACGCGCTTCTCGAAGCGGCCCGGAACCGACGCCGCCGAGATGAAGGGCCTCGGCGGGACGGTCAAGAAGGAGCGCTCGAAGGCGATGACGGACCTGAAGATGGACGTCTGTCGGGAGGCCCACGCCGCGATGGTCGGCGACACCCGCGAGGTGCTGGTCGTCGAGGAGGGAACCGGCGACTCGGTGAAGTGTCGCGACCCCGCCTACCGGCAGGTCATCGTCACCGACGCGGAGTCGAAGGACATCGAGGTCGGCGACTTCCTCGAGGTCGAGATAACCGCCAACGAGAACGTCTACTGCTTCGGCGAGCCGACCTAA